A stretch of Lutra lutra chromosome 9, mLutLut1.2, whole genome shotgun sequence DNA encodes these proteins:
- the MRPL35 gene encoding 39S ribosomal protein L35, mitochondrial, whose product MPLGEGGPSVGGKGDFSFRVALGVPVCSPKKGTNPAAVGRGDKMAVPVFARTVRAVSGVLRPLNILVSSAYQNYVRNACLSSALSARHFRSLPMPTVSSAPGLSTCVRNLTCGHTPAILNRVAPLLPNVLKPPVRTVTYFSSRKGKRKTVKAVIYRFLRLHSGLWVRRKAGYKKKLWKKTAARKRRLREFVFCNKTQSKLLDKMTTAFWKRRNWYADDPYQKYHDRTNLKV is encoded by the exons ATGCCGCTCGGAGAGGGTGGGCCCTCCGTTGGCGGAAAAGGCGATTTCTCCTTCCGGGTCGCTCTCGGAGTTCCGGTGTGTAGCCCCAAGAAGGG AACCAATCCGGCTGCCGTAGGGCGGGGCGACAAGATGGCGGTCCCCGTCTTTGCTCGTACTGTGAGGGCGGTGTCAG GAGTCTTACGGCCCCTGAACATTTTGGTGTCTTCAGCCTATCAAAACTATGTCAGGAATGCCTGTCTCAGTTCTGCACTGTCCGCCCGACATTTTCGTTCTCTTCCAATGCCAACTGTTTCCTCTGCTCCCGGACTTAGCACATGTGTCAGAAACCTGACATGTGGGCATACTCCAGCAATCCTCAACAG aGTGGCCCCCTTGCTTCCAAATGTCCTGAAGCCACCAGTCAGAACGGTGACGTACTTCAGCTCccggaaggggaaaagaaagactgTGAAAGCTGTCATCTATAGGTTTCTTCGACTTCATTCCGGCTTGTGGgtgaggaggaag GCTGGttataagaaaaaattatggaaaaagacGGCTGCAAGAAAAAGGCGCTTGAGGGAATTTGTGTTCTGCAATAAAACCCAGAGTAAGCTTTTAGATAAAATGACAACGGCTTTCTGGAAGAGGCGAAACTGGTATGCTGACGATCCTTATCAGAAGTATCATGATCGGACAAACCTGAAGGTGTAG